A portion of the Alphaproteobacteria bacterium genome contains these proteins:
- a CDS encoding DUF1467 family protein, giving the protein MSISGLIVFFVITWWLVLFTTLPFGVHRDKSPEPGNDAGAPMQARMLTKVLVTTGITAVIVAAVYLAAEAGWLSLREWLAPDPKTSR; this is encoded by the coding sequence ATGAGCATCTCAGGGCTCATCGTCTTTTTTGTGATTACCTGGTGGCTGGTGCTGTTCACCACCTTGCCGTTCGGCGTGCATCGCGACAAGAGCCCGGAGCCGGGCAATGACGCCGGGGCGCCGATGCAGGCCCGTATGCTCACAAAGGTGCTGGTCACCACCGGCATCACGGCGGTGATTGTGGCCGCGGTATATCTGGCAGCCGAAGCTGGCTGGCTGTCCTTGCGCGAGTGGCTGGCACCCGACCCAAAGACGTCACGCTAA